One window from the genome of Pedococcus badiiscoriae encodes:
- a CDS encoding DHA2 family efflux MFS transporter permease subunit, whose translation MTAPATTPVVYPEKIDAAVLKVAGVVVLGAIMSILDITVVNVALRTFQTAFGGAPLAYSTVAWTVTGYTLALATVIPLSGWAADRFGTKRLYMLAILLFTLGSLLCASATSIGMLIGFRVLQGLGGGMLMPLGMTIMTRAAGPARMGRLMAILGVPMLLGPIFGPILGGWLIDHFSWHYIFLINAPIGIVALIYAQFALAKDDPQPSESFDFVGMLMMSPGLALFLYGVSSIPGEGGIGHAKVLLPGFIGLALMVTFVLYSFRPKHPLLDLRLFKNRNLTVSTITMFIFAASFFGGLLLVPQFLQQVQGETPLSAGWLVAPQGVGAMLTMPIAGTLVDKFPVGRIVPFGLVLIIGGMFALTQIQADSSHWGFLIPVLFVMGLGMGGTMMPIFTTALKTLTHHEVARGSTLLNITQQIASSVGVALFSVVLTNALKDNPPSSPAQAPVAAAAAFAHTYWWAAILVSLTLIPAFFLPRKREGAHLLDDQDGTESAAVLMH comes from the coding sequence GTGACTGCACCTGCCACGACACCCGTGGTCTACCCCGAGAAGATCGACGCCGCCGTGCTCAAGGTCGCTGGCGTCGTGGTCCTCGGGGCCATCATGTCGATCCTCGACATCACCGTCGTCAACGTCGCGCTGCGCACCTTCCAGACCGCGTTCGGCGGCGCGCCGCTCGCCTACTCCACCGTCGCCTGGACCGTGACCGGCTACACGCTCGCCCTCGCGACCGTGATCCCGCTGTCCGGCTGGGCGGCCGACCGGTTCGGCACCAAGCGCCTCTACATGCTGGCCATCCTGCTGTTCACGCTCGGCTCGCTCCTGTGCGCCTCGGCGACCTCGATCGGCATGCTGATCGGGTTCCGCGTCCTGCAGGGCCTCGGCGGCGGCATGCTGATGCCGCTCGGCATGACGATCATGACCCGCGCCGCCGGTCCGGCCCGGATGGGCCGGCTGATGGCGATCCTCGGGGTGCCGATGCTGCTCGGCCCGATCTTCGGCCCCATCCTCGGCGGCTGGCTGATCGACCACTTCAGCTGGCACTACATCTTCCTCATCAACGCGCCGATCGGGATCGTCGCGCTGATCTACGCCCAGTTCGCGCTGGCGAAGGACGACCCGCAGCCGTCCGAGTCGTTCGACTTCGTCGGCATGCTCATGATGAGCCCCGGCCTCGCGCTGTTCCTCTACGGCGTCTCGTCGATCCCGGGTGAGGGCGGCATCGGTCACGCCAAGGTGCTGCTGCCCGGCTTCATCGGCCTGGCGCTCATGGTCACGTTCGTGCTCTACAGCTTCCGGCCCAAGCACCCGCTGCTGGACCTGCGGCTGTTCAAGAACCGCAACCTCACCGTCTCGACGATCACGATGTTCATCTTCGCGGCGTCGTTCTTCGGCGGACTGCTGCTCGTGCCCCAGTTCCTCCAGCAGGTGCAGGGCGAGACGCCCCTGAGCGCCGGCTGGCTGGTCGCGCCCCAGGGTGTCGGCGCCATGCTGACCATGCCGATCGCGGGCACCCTGGTGGACAAGTTTCCGGTCGGGCGGATCGTTCCCTTCGGCCTGGTGCTCATCATCGGCGGGATGTTCGCGCTAACCCAGATCCAGGCCGACTCCTCACACTGGGGATTCCTGATCCCGGTGCTGTTCGTGATGGGGCTGGGCATGGGCGGCACGATGATGCCGATCTTCACGACCGCGCTGAAGACCCTGACCCATCACGAGGTCGCCCGAGGGTCGACGCTGCTCAACATCACCCAACAGATCGCGAGCTCGGTCGGTGTCGCGCTGTTCTCCGTGGTCCTGACCAACGCCCTCAAGGACAACCCGCCGTCCAGCCCGGCGCAGGCACCGGTGGCAGCTGCTGCCGCCTTCGCCCACACGTACTGGTGGGCAGCGATCCTCGTGAGCCTGACGCTGATCCCGGCGTTCTTCCTGCCCCGCAAGCGGGAGGGAGCCCACCTGCTCGACGACCAGGACGGGACCGAGTCGGCCGCGGTGCTCATGCACTGA
- a CDS encoding amidohydrolase family protein, translating to MVPPSPSLLTAPRSDAEVPAYWQALGVPGLADIHVHFLPEPMLAKVWAYFDHAERNYGQPWPIHYRDDEATRLATLRALGVRAIPALVYPHKPGMAAWLNDWCTDFAARVDGAVHCATLFPEPGVGDQVEGSLELGARLFKMHVQVGGYSPDDPLLEPAWKALERTGAPVVLHAGSAPLEGEHTGPGAVAAVLDRHPELTFVIAHLGMGEYEAFADLAETFPRVHLDTTMAGTDFSNRFAPLTPAYVERLASLGDRVVLGTDFPNIPYPYAHQIEALHRLGLGDEWMRKVLWHNGARLLGLEDAGA from the coding sequence GTGGTCCCGCCGTCGCCGTCGCTGCTCACCGCCCCGCGGTCGGATGCGGAGGTCCCGGCCTACTGGCAGGCGCTCGGCGTCCCGGGTCTGGCCGACATCCACGTGCACTTCCTGCCCGAGCCGATGCTCGCCAAGGTCTGGGCGTACTTCGACCACGCCGAGCGCAACTACGGGCAGCCCTGGCCGATCCACTACCGCGACGACGAGGCGACGCGGCTCGCGACGCTGCGGGCACTCGGGGTCCGAGCCATCCCGGCGCTCGTCTATCCCCACAAGCCCGGGATGGCGGCCTGGCTCAACGACTGGTGCACCGACTTCGCGGCCCGCGTGGACGGAGCTGTCCACTGCGCGACGCTCTTCCCCGAGCCCGGCGTGGGCGACCAGGTCGAGGGGTCGCTGGAGCTGGGTGCGCGGCTGTTCAAGATGCACGTCCAGGTCGGTGGCTACAGCCCCGACGACCCACTGCTCGAGCCCGCCTGGAAGGCCCTCGAACGCACTGGGGCCCCGGTCGTCCTGCATGCCGGCTCCGCACCTCTGGAGGGCGAGCACACCGGACCGGGGGCCGTCGCCGCGGTCCTCGACCGCCATCCCGAGCTCACCTTCGTCATCGCCCACCTCGGCATGGGCGAGTACGAAGCGTTCGCGGACCTCGCCGAGACCTTCCCCCGGGTGCACCTCGACACGACGATGGCCGGCACCGACTTCAGCAACAGGTTCGCGCCGTTGACCCCGGCCTACGTCGAGCGGCTTGCCTCCCTCGGCGACCGGGTCGTGCTGGGCACCGACTTCCCCAACATCCCCTATCCCTACGCCCACCAGATCGAGGCGCTGCACCGCCTCGGACTGGGTGACGAGTGGATGCGGAAGGTGTTGTGGCACAACGGCGCCCGCCTTCTCGGGTTGGAGGACGCCGGTGCCTGA
- a CDS encoding DUF427 domain-containing protein — protein sequence MARPVPDPTAPGQESVWDYPRPPRVEPSTEVVEVWLGGRPIARTTSSWRVLETSHPPTYYLPREAFAEGALRPVEGSSWCEWKGQASYVDLVAGAVVATRAGWYYPRPTPGFAVITDAVAVMPALVDRCVVDGEVVRPQAGGFYGGWITDRVVGPFKGGPGTHGW from the coding sequence ATGGCCAGACCTGTCCCCGACCCGACCGCGCCCGGTCAGGAGTCGGTCTGGGACTACCCCAGGCCGCCTCGGGTCGAGCCCAGCACTGAGGTTGTCGAGGTGTGGCTCGGGGGCCGACCGATCGCACGGACCACGTCGTCATGGCGCGTGCTCGAGACGAGCCACCCGCCCACGTACTACCTGCCGCGCGAGGCCTTTGCGGAGGGTGCGCTGCGCCCCGTCGAAGGGTCGTCGTGGTGCGAGTGGAAGGGTCAGGCGTCGTACGTCGACCTCGTCGCCGGTGCCGTCGTGGCCACCCGCGCCGGGTGGTACTACCCACGGCCAACCCCGGGCTTCGCGGTGATCACGGACGCCGTGGCCGTGATGCCTGCACTGGTCGACCGGTGCGTCGTGGACGGCGAGGTCGTCCGCCCCCAGGCCGGCGGCTTCTACGGCGGCTGGATCACCGACCGGGTCGTCGGCCCCTTCAAGGGCGGCCCCGGCACGCACGGGTGGTGA
- a CDS encoding UBP-type zinc finger domain-containing protein codes for MAQQQTGINPEVRPSGDGCVECLAAQGWWVHLRRCAQCGHIGCCDSSPSQHASHHYEDTGHPVIRSFEPREDWFWDFEESRGFLGPELAAPLHHPLDQPTPGPAGAVPDDWQEHVH; via the coding sequence ATGGCACAGCAGCAGACAGGCATCAACCCCGAGGTCCGCCCGAGCGGCGACGGATGCGTGGAATGCCTTGCCGCCCAAGGGTGGTGGGTGCATCTGCGACGCTGCGCCCAGTGTGGCCACATCGGCTGCTGCGACTCCTCGCCGAGCCAGCACGCGTCCCACCACTACGAGGACACCGGCCATCCGGTGATCCGGTCGTTCGAGCCGCGGGAGGACTGGTTCTGGGACTTCGAGGAGAGCAGGGGCTTCCTGGGTCCCGAGCTCGCCGCGCCCCTGCACCACCCCCTCGACCAGCCGACCCCCGGGCCTGCCGGTGCGGTGCCCGACGACTGGCAGGAGCACGTCCACTAG
- a CDS encoding lysylphosphatidylglycerol synthase transmembrane domain-containing protein — protein MALHPDLLPPTAGTASLRSLTARGQVARRAPGGSRGGRRAAKLLVSGALATGILALALPKVAGAQWADIATALKGLSTGQLGALALLWMAGLWVHTPALTAAMPGLSHRRALLLNLTGSFVSNLLPLGGAAGTVANWRMARSWGFESPAFARWALLTNLFDSLLKLVLPGLALCWLGVAGVEVSGNVSTAAYVGLALLTGTLLAVWLVARDDCAVRWVGHLADVVVARVRFLPAADEGYAERAVSFRRESAGLVAAGWGRMIGGKLAYSALQAVLFWECLRVVGADVHPAVVAAAFAVERILSMVAITPGASGIVELGMTGVLVAFHGEPALAAAGVLLYRAFIFGMEIPVGGLSMLAWSLRRRPAAP, from the coding sequence ATGGCCCTCCACCCCGACCTACTCCCGCCGACGGCAGGGACCGCATCGCTGCGGTCGCTGACCGCGCGGGGCCAGGTCGCCCGCCGCGCGCCGGGGGGCAGTCGCGGCGGGAGGAGGGCCGCCAAGCTGCTCGTCTCCGGAGCCCTGGCGACCGGCATCCTCGCGCTCGCGCTGCCCAAGGTCGCCGGTGCCCAGTGGGCCGACATCGCCACCGCTCTCAAGGGTCTGTCCACGGGACAGCTCGGCGCCCTGGCGCTGCTGTGGATGGCCGGGCTGTGGGTGCACACGCCGGCCCTCACCGCAGCCATGCCCGGGCTGTCTCACCGCCGGGCGCTCCTGCTCAACCTCACCGGCTCGTTCGTCTCCAACCTGCTGCCCCTGGGGGGAGCGGCCGGCACCGTGGCCAACTGGCGGATGGCGCGGTCGTGGGGTTTCGAGTCACCCGCCTTCGCGCGCTGGGCCCTGCTGACCAACCTGTTCGACTCCCTGCTCAAGCTCGTGCTGCCCGGCCTGGCGCTGTGCTGGCTCGGCGTGGCCGGCGTCGAGGTCTCCGGCAACGTGAGCACCGCGGCCTACGTCGGTCTGGCCCTGCTCACCGGCACGCTGCTCGCCGTGTGGCTGGTCGCGCGGGACGACTGCGCAGTGCGGTGGGTGGGGCACCTCGCCGACGTGGTGGTCGCGCGGGTGCGCTTCCTGCCCGCCGCCGACGAGGGGTATGCCGAGCGGGCGGTGTCGTTCCGTCGCGAGAGCGCCGGGCTGGTGGCGGCCGGCTGGGGCCGGATGATCGGTGGCAAGCTCGCGTACTCCGCCCTGCAGGCCGTCCTCTTCTGGGAGTGCCTACGGGTCGTCGGAGCCGACGTGCATCCCGCCGTGGTCGCGGCCGCCTTCGCCGTGGAACGCATCCTCAGCATGGTGGCGATCACGCCGGGTGCCAGCGGCATCGTCGAGCTCGGCATGACCGGGGTCCTCGTGGCCTTTCATGGGGAGCCGGCCCTCGCAGCTGCCGGAGTGCTCCTCTACCGGGCCTTCATCTTCGGGATGGAGATCCCCGTGGGCGGACTCTCGATGCTGGCCTGGTCACTGCGCCGGCGCCCGGCCGCCCCCTGA
- a CDS encoding heavy metal translocating P-type ATPase, with protein MSVPSSVELVIGGMTCASCATRIEKKLNKIDGVVATVNYATEKAKVTFPEGVTTDDLLQTVERTGYTAALPVVARDQGAQQDAEADPTRALRHRLLVSVALAVPVIAMAMVPAWQFRNWQWASLTLAAPVVVWGGWQFHRAAWTNLRHGQSTMDTLISVGTLAAFGWSVYALFFGTAGDPGMTHAFRFTLERSNGADTIYLEAAAGVTAFLLAGRYAEARAKRTSGAALRALLELGAKDVAVLRGEGDSREERIPVDQLSVGMRFVVRPGEKVATDGTIEQGTSAVDASMVTGESVPAEVGPGDAVVGATVNAGGRLVVRATRVGGDTQLAQMARLVEDAQNGKADVQRLADRVSGIFVPVVIVLSALTLVVWVATGGGWTAAFTAAVAVLIIACPCALGLATPTALLVGTGRGAQLGLLIRGPEILESTRRVDTVVLDKTGTVTTGRMTLTEVVPADGEDAQEVLRLAGALEDASEHPVARAVASAARGIGTLPTVEGFVSTAGLGVHGTVDDRAVIVGRPQLLADWAVPVPDHLRYAVSSAQQRGATAVLVAWDGRPRGVLVVSDTVKDSSADAVAELKALGLHPILLTGDNEPAAREIARQVGIDEVIADVLPQDKVEVVKRLQGQGRTVAMVGDGVNDAAALAQADLGLAMGTGSDVAIEASDLTLVRGDLRAAPDAIRLARRTLGIIKGNLFWAFAYNVAAIPLAALGLLSPMIAGAAMALSSVFVVTNSLRLRGFQASH; from the coding sequence ATGAGCGTGCCCAGCAGCGTCGAGCTCGTCATCGGCGGGATGACCTGTGCCTCCTGCGCGACCCGGATCGAGAAGAAGCTCAACAAGATCGACGGGGTCGTCGCGACGGTCAACTACGCCACCGAGAAGGCCAAGGTGACCTTCCCCGAGGGCGTCACGACCGACGACCTCCTGCAGACCGTCGAGCGCACCGGCTACACAGCCGCCTTGCCCGTGGTCGCCCGGGACCAGGGCGCGCAGCAGGACGCCGAGGCCGACCCGACGCGGGCACTGCGCCACCGGCTGCTGGTCAGCGTCGCGCTGGCCGTTCCCGTCATCGCGATGGCGATGGTCCCGGCGTGGCAGTTCCGCAACTGGCAGTGGGCGTCGCTCACCCTCGCGGCGCCCGTGGTCGTCTGGGGTGGCTGGCAGTTCCACCGGGCCGCGTGGACCAACCTGCGGCACGGCCAGTCGACCATGGACACACTGATCTCGGTCGGCACACTGGCCGCGTTCGGCTGGTCGGTCTACGCCCTGTTCTTCGGCACGGCCGGCGACCCTGGCATGACCCACGCGTTCCGGTTCACGCTGGAGCGCAGCAACGGGGCAGACACCATCTACCTCGAGGCGGCGGCTGGGGTGACCGCCTTCCTGCTGGCCGGGCGCTACGCCGAGGCGCGCGCCAAACGGACCTCCGGCGCTGCCCTGCGGGCCTTGCTCGAGCTGGGCGCCAAGGACGTCGCGGTCCTGCGCGGCGAAGGCGACAGCCGCGAGGAACGCATCCCGGTGGACCAGCTCAGCGTGGGGATGCGGTTCGTCGTCCGTCCGGGGGAGAAGGTCGCGACCGACGGCACCATCGAGCAGGGCACCTCCGCCGTGGACGCGTCGATGGTCACGGGTGAGTCCGTGCCCGCGGAGGTCGGACCGGGCGATGCCGTCGTCGGCGCCACCGTCAACGCCGGGGGCCGGCTCGTGGTGCGGGCCACCCGGGTCGGCGGCGACACCCAGCTCGCCCAGATGGCCCGCCTCGTGGAGGACGCCCAGAACGGCAAGGCCGACGTGCAGCGCCTGGCTGACCGCGTCTCCGGCATCTTCGTCCCCGTCGTGATCGTCCTGTCCGCCCTCACCCTCGTCGTCTGGGTCGCCACGGGCGGAGGCTGGACCGCGGCCTTCACCGCAGCGGTCGCGGTGCTGATCATCGCCTGCCCCTGCGCCCTCGGCCTCGCGACGCCGACCGCCCTGCTCGTCGGCACCGGACGTGGCGCCCAGCTCGGGCTGCTGATCCGTGGCCCCGAGATCCTGGAGTCCACCCGGCGCGTCGACACCGTCGTGCTCGACAAGACAGGCACCGTCACCACCGGCCGGATGACCCTCACCGAGGTGGTGCCGGCCGACGGCGAGGACGCGCAGGAGGTGCTGCGCCTCGCCGGAGCGCTCGAGGACGCCTCCGAGCATCCCGTCGCCCGCGCCGTCGCCTCCGCCGCGCGGGGGATCGGCACACTCCCCACCGTGGAGGGCTTCGTCAGCACCGCGGGCCTCGGCGTCCACGGCACCGTGGACGACCGCGCCGTCATCGTGGGTCGACCGCAGCTGCTCGCCGACTGGGCAGTGCCCGTCCCGGACCACCTCCGGTATGCCGTGAGCTCGGCCCAGCAGCGCGGCGCCACCGCCGTGCTGGTGGCCTGGGACGGCAGACCGAGGGGTGTCCTGGTGGTCTCGGACACGGTCAAGGACAGCTCGGCCGACGCGGTCGCAGAGCTGAAGGCCCTGGGGCTGCACCCGATCCTGCTCACCGGTGACAACGAACCGGCCGCGCGGGAGATCGCGCGCCAGGTCGGCATCGACGAGGTCATCGCCGACGTCCTGCCCCAGGACAAGGTGGAGGTGGTGAAACGCCTGCAGGGACAGGGCAGGACGGTCGCGATGGTCGGCGACGGGGTCAACGACGCGGCCGCCCTGGCCCAGGCAGATCTCGGCCTGGCGATGGGTACCGGCAGTGACGTGGCCATCGAGGCGAGCGACCTCACGTTGGTGCGGGGAGACCTTCGGGCGGCCCCGGATGCGATCCGGCTGGCGAGGCGAACCCTCGGCATCATCAAGGGCAACCTGTTCTGGGCCTTCGCCTACAACGTGGCGGCCATCCCGCTCGCCGCGCTCGGCCTGCTCAGTCCGATGATCGCGGGTGCCGCGATGGCGCTGTCGTCTGTCTTCGTCGTGACCAACAGCCTTCGACTGCGCGGCTTCCAGGCCTCCCACTGA
- a CDS encoding heavy metal-associated domain-containing protein: MSIQNFAVDGMTCGHCASAVTQELQALDGVTDVQVSLVAGGTSAVTVDATRELTPAEVAAALDEAGDYTLVP, translated from the coding sequence GTGAGCATCCAGAACTTCGCCGTCGACGGCATGACCTGCGGCCACTGCGCGAGCGCGGTGACGCAGGAGCTCCAGGCCCTCGACGGCGTCACGGACGTCCAGGTCTCGCTCGTGGCGGGCGGCACCTCCGCCGTGACCGTCGACGCCACGCGTGAGCTGACTCCCGCGGAGGTGGCGGCGGCCCTCGACGAGGCGGGCGACTACACCCTCGTGCCATGA
- a CDS encoding metal-sensitive transcriptional regulator, giving the protein MDETHHGYHDQKDSHLKRLRRIEGQVRGLQRMVEEDKYCIDILTQVSAATKALQSFSLELLEEHLEHCVVDAARRGGPEAQEKVREASDAIARLVRS; this is encoded by the coding sequence ATGGACGAGACGCACCACGGGTACCACGACCAGAAGGACAGCCATCTCAAGCGGTTGCGCCGCATCGAGGGCCAGGTCCGCGGCCTCCAGCGCATGGTCGAGGAGGACAAGTACTGCATCGACATCCTCACCCAGGTGTCCGCTGCGACCAAGGCCCTGCAGTCCTTCTCGCTCGAGCTGCTGGAGGAGCACCTCGAGCACTGCGTCGTCGACGCCGCCCGACGGGGTGGGCCCGAGGCGCAGGAGAAGGTGCGTGAGGCGTCGGACGCCATCGCGCGGCTCGTCCGGTCCTGA
- a CDS encoding NAD(P)/FAD-dependent oxidoreductase — translation MAPITAAGLPVPQRVAVVGAGMVGLSTAWFLQEHGVDVTVLDREGVAAGSSWGNAGWLTPGIATPLPEPAVLKYGLRAVLSPSSPVYVPPSADPKFLKFVTGFTRNSTMKAWKKAMGSLVPVNDLSLESFDLLREGGVQAETREAKSFLASYRTEAERVTLLEEIEHIHAAGQDIEFDALTGDQARAIEPSLSDEIGSAILLKGQRFIDPGSYVHALADSVRERGGKIMDASTVADLRDTGAGVVVTTAEGSVEEFDAAVLATGAWLGKLARQFGVKNVVQAGRGYSFSVEIDHVPNGPVYFPAQRVACTPIGDRLRVAGMMEFRKPEAALDQRRIRAIAEAARPLLRGADLDNRKDEWVGSRPCTVDGLPLIGATKSPRVFAAGGHGMWGITLGPVTGRLLAETMVTGKQVEQLKPFDPMR, via the coding sequence ATGGCTCCCATCACCGCAGCAGGTCTCCCCGTCCCCCAGCGCGTCGCTGTCGTCGGCGCCGGCATGGTCGGTCTGTCGACCGCCTGGTTCCTCCAGGAGCACGGGGTGGACGTGACCGTCCTGGACCGTGAGGGCGTGGCCGCGGGTTCGTCGTGGGGCAACGCCGGGTGGCTCACGCCCGGCATCGCGACGCCGCTGCCCGAGCCTGCCGTCCTCAAGTACGGCCTGCGCGCGGTGCTGTCGCCGTCCTCACCGGTCTACGTGCCGCCGAGTGCCGACCCCAAGTTCCTCAAGTTCGTCACGGGCTTCACCCGGAACTCCACGATGAAGGCCTGGAAGAAGGCCATGGGCTCGCTCGTGCCGGTCAACGACCTGTCGCTGGAGAGCTTCGACCTGCTGCGTGAGGGCGGCGTGCAGGCCGAGACCCGCGAGGCGAAGTCGTTCCTCGCGTCGTACCGCACCGAGGCCGAGCGGGTGACGCTGCTCGAGGAGATCGAGCACATCCACGCCGCCGGCCAGGACATCGAGTTCGACGCGCTGACCGGTGACCAGGCTCGCGCCATCGAGCCGAGCCTGTCCGACGAGATCGGCTCGGCCATCCTGCTCAAGGGCCAGCGGTTCATCGACCCGGGCAGCTACGTCCACGCGTTGGCCGACTCGGTGCGGGAGCGCGGCGGCAAGATCATGGACGCCTCGACCGTGGCCGACCTTCGCGACACCGGTGCCGGCGTCGTCGTCACCACCGCCGAGGGCTCGGTCGAGGAGTTCGACGCGGCGGTCCTCGCGACGGGTGCCTGGCTCGGGAAGCTGGCTCGCCAGTTCGGCGTCAAGAACGTCGTCCAGGCCGGCCGCGGCTACTCGTTCTCCGTCGAGATCGACCACGTGCCGAACGGCCCGGTCTACTTCCCGGCCCAGCGGGTCGCCTGCACGCCGATCGGTGACCGGCTGCGCGTCGCGGGGATGATGGAGTTCCGCAAGCCCGAGGCCGCACTCGACCAGCGCCGCATCCGCGCCATCGCCGAGGCTGCGCGCCCGCTGCTGCGCGGCGCCGACCTCGACAACCGCAAGGACGAGTGGGTCGGTTCGCGCCCCTGCACCGTCGACGGCCTGCCGCTCATCGGTGCCACGAAGTCGCCGCGGGTCTTCGCCGCGGGCGGTCACGGCATGTGGGGCATCACCCTGGGCCCGGTTACCGGCCGCCTCCTCGCCGAGACGATGGTCACCGGCAAGCAGGTCGAGCAGCTCAAGCCGTTCGACCCGATGCGCTGA
- a CDS encoding PucR family transcriptional regulator — translation MTDLVATLGGLLALGVERDGAEVDDLTIAEPGQGIVGQPGDLVLGVGVESAEAAADLVRRAATAGAGGVVLRRSIARRRTVRDRARRSGIALVELAEQASWAHLVWLLRGVIDRAAVGPGRRGDAPVQDDLFALADAAAALVDAPVTIEDAQSRVLAYSSRQDLTDPARVSTIVGRRVPDEVLASLRAQGVFRRLARSAEPVFVPASGGTKPRLVIPVRAGGEWLGSIWAVVEERPPAALVGELVQTSSVVALHLLRLRAQADLSRRVAADRLRGVLSGNVAGAEDWLPPGPWRVVVLGGEGDATRLLDLWESVCRRHAWNQPLLADLDGRVYAVVRDAVDDSPGAWGWLTAVVAQVGDETGALTARAGRTAYGPGELQRSRGEAQEADRVVDPATAVATHEQVWAEVTVARAASTLVGDPLGPMEVLRDHDAEHHSDYLLTLAAWLDHPGAPTRAAHSIHVHPNTMRYRMARIADLAGLDLDDPTVRLAIRLQIAAAVGQSTQ, via the coding sequence GTGACCGATCTCGTGGCCACCCTCGGTGGCCTGCTCGCCCTGGGGGTCGAGCGGGACGGCGCCGAGGTCGACGACCTGACGATCGCCGAACCGGGTCAGGGGATCGTCGGGCAGCCGGGGGACCTGGTCCTCGGGGTGGGTGTGGAGTCGGCGGAGGCCGCGGCCGACCTGGTGCGCCGTGCTGCGACGGCCGGAGCCGGCGGCGTGGTCCTGCGGCGCAGCATCGCCCGGCGCCGCACCGTCCGTGACCGGGCACGCAGGAGCGGGATCGCCCTCGTCGAGCTCGCCGAGCAGGCGTCCTGGGCCCACCTCGTCTGGCTGCTCCGTGGCGTCATCGACCGGGCGGCGGTCGGACCGGGTCGGCGCGGTGACGCGCCGGTGCAGGACGACCTGTTCGCGCTCGCCGACGCCGCGGCCGCGCTGGTCGACGCCCCCGTCACGATCGAGGACGCCCAGTCCCGAGTGCTCGCCTACTCCTCACGACAGGACCTCACCGACCCGGCTCGAGTCTCCACCATCGTGGGCCGCCGGGTGCCCGACGAGGTGCTCGCGAGCCTGCGGGCCCAAGGAGTCTTCCGCCGGCTGGCCCGCTCCGCCGAACCCGTCTTCGTCCCGGCCTCGGGCGGCACCAAGCCCCGCCTCGTCATCCCGGTGCGTGCGGGTGGTGAGTGGCTGGGCTCGATCTGGGCCGTGGTCGAGGAACGCCCACCCGCCGCCCTCGTCGGCGAGCTCGTCCAGACCTCCTCGGTGGTCGCCCTGCACCTGCTGCGGCTGCGTGCCCAGGCCGACCTCTCGCGGCGGGTCGCGGCGGACCGCCTGCGCGGGGTCCTTTCCGGGAACGTCGCGGGCGCCGAGGACTGGCTGCCTCCCGGCCCGTGGCGCGTCGTCGTGCTCGGCGGGGAGGGCGACGCCACCCGCCTGCTCGACCTGTGGGAGTCCGTCTGCCGCCGGCACGCGTGGAACCAGCCGCTGCTCGCCGACCTCGACGGCCGCGTGTATGCCGTGGTGCGGGATGCCGTCGACGACTCGCCGGGCGCCTGGGGCTGGCTGACTGCGGTCGTCGCGCAGGTGGGCGACGAGACCGGGGCGCTGACGGCGCGCGCGGGCCGCACGGCATACGGACCGGGGGAGCTCCAGCGCTCGCGGGGCGAGGCGCAGGAGGCCGACCGGGTCGTGGACCCGGCGACGGCGGTGGCCACGCACGAGCAGGTGTGGGCCGAGGTCACCGTCGCCAGGGCCGCGAGCACGCTGGTGGGAGATCCGCTCGGGCCGATGGAGGTGCTGCGGGACCACGACGCCGAGCACCACAGCGACTACCTGCTGACCCTGGCCGCCTGGCTCGACCACCCCGGGGCCCCGACCCGCGCTGCCCACTCGATCCACGTGCACCCCAACACGATGCGCTACCGGATGGCCCGCATCGCCGACCTCGCCGGTCTCGACCTGGACGACCCGACGGTCCGACTCGCCATCCGCCTCCAGATCGCAGCAGCGGTGGGTCAGTCCACCCAGTAG
- a CDS encoding cupin domain-containing protein: protein MSYPPPLYDGISGEVSATVRLADSAPDVLYPNGNRVHYLSTGESTGGLFGLYRWEFAGPPSGPDAHFHKTLAESFYVLSGEVSIFDGKRWNRSRPGDYVHVPPGGLHGFRNEWGPASMLLHFAPGAPREAYFEGLARVAAGETMSAQERDEFMRHHDNYWVD, encoded by the coding sequence ATGAGCTATCCACCGCCCCTCTACGACGGCATCAGCGGCGAGGTCAGTGCCACTGTCCGTCTGGCCGACAGCGCGCCAGATGTCTTGTACCCCAACGGAAACCGGGTCCACTACCTCTCGACCGGTGAGTCGACGGGCGGCCTGTTCGGCCTCTACCGGTGGGAGTTCGCCGGCCCGCCCAGCGGTCCGGATGCGCACTTCCACAAGACCCTGGCCGAGTCGTTCTACGTCCTGTCCGGCGAGGTCAGCATCTTCGACGGGAAGAGGTGGAACCGCAGCCGCCCGGGCGACTACGTGCACGTCCCGCCCGGTGGGCTGCACGGCTTCCGCAACGAGTGGGGCCCCGCCTCGATGTTGCTGCACTTCGCGCCGGGCGCACCCCGCGAGGCCTACTTCGAGGGCCTGGCCCGCGTCGCGGCCGGCGAGACCATGAGCGCCCAGGAGCGCGACGAGTTCATGCGGCACCACGACAACTACTGGGTGGACTGA